In the Vicugna pacos chromosome 24, VicPac4, whole genome shotgun sequence genome, one interval contains:
- the TWSG1 gene encoding twisted gastrulation protein homolog 1 encodes MKSHCVVMLTLPLLVFLTWVPVSLSCNKALCASDVSKCLIQELCQCRPGEGNCSCCKECMLCLGTLWDECCDCVGMCNPRNYSDTPPTSKSTVEELHEPIPSLFRALTEGDTQLNWNIVSFPVAEELSHHENLVSFLETVNQPHHQNVSVPSNNVHAPYSSDKEHMCTVVYFDDCMSIHQCKISCESMGASKYRWFHNACCECVGPECIDYGSKTVKCMNCMF; translated from the exons ATGAAGTCACACTGTGTTGTTATGCTTACTCTACCCCTCCTGGTGTTCCTGACCTGGGTCCCTGTGTCGCTGAGTTGTAATAAGGCACTCTGTGCCAGTGATGTGAGCAAATGCCTCATTCAG GAGCTCTGCCAGTGCCGACCTGGAGAAGGAAATTGTTCCTGCTGTAAGGAGTGTATGCTGTGTCTTGGGACCCTTTGGGATGAGTGCTGTGATTGCGTCG GTATGTGTAATCCTCGAAATTACAGTGACACACCTCCGACTTCAAAGAGCACTGTGGAGGAGCTTCACGAGCCAATCCCTTCTCTCTTCCGGGCGCTCACGGAAGGAGACACTCAGCTGAACTGGAACATCGTCTCCTTCCCTGTTGCAGAAGAACTTTCACATCATGAGaatctggtttcctttttagaaacTGTGAACCAGCCACACCATCAAAATGTGTCTGTTCCCAGCAATAATGTCCACGCACCTTATTCTAGTGACAAAG AACACATGTGTACGGTGGTTTACTTTGACGACTGCATGTCCATACATCAGTGTAAAATATCCTGCGAGTCCATGGGGGCCTCCAAGTACCGCTGGTTCCACAACGCCTGCTGTGAGTGCGTTGGCCCGGAGTGCATCGACTACGGCAGTAAAACTGTCAAGTGTATGAACTGCATGTTTTAA